A window of the Desulforapulum autotrophicum HRM2 genome harbors these coding sequences:
- a CDS encoding type 1 glutamine amidotransferase, whose translation MRAHYLQHVPFEGLGSIEAWLENAGYEITCTPFYASETLPGVEEIDLLVVMGGPMSVNDEIDYPWLVNEKKFIRSVVEAGKPTLGICLGAQLITAAMGGRVFLNPVKEIGWFPVQAVASSDNAVFNFPEQAMVFHWHGETFSLPPKAIQIAKSAGCENQAFQIGRHVIGLQFHLETTPDSAQAIVAHCREELVAGEYIQTEQDLLSAPQERYQAINTLMGQILEYLHKGG comes from the coding sequence ATGCGTGCTCACTATTTGCAGCATGTCCCTTTTGAAGGTTTAGGAAGCATTGAAGCATGGCTTGAAAATGCGGGGTATGAAATAACTTGCACCCCATTTTATGCATCTGAAACTTTGCCCGGGGTAGAAGAAATAGATCTGCTTGTGGTCATGGGTGGGCCCATGAGTGTTAATGATGAAATAGATTATCCCTGGCTTGTTAATGAAAAAAAATTCATCAGAAGTGTTGTTGAGGCAGGTAAACCCACCCTGGGAATTTGTTTGGGTGCACAGCTTATAACCGCTGCAATGGGCGGCAGGGTATTTTTGAATCCGGTAAAGGAAATAGGGTGGTTTCCGGTCCAGGCCGTGGCGTCTTCAGACAATGCGGTTTTTAATTTTCCGGAACAAGCCATGGTGTTCCACTGGCATGGTGAAACATTCAGCCTGCCTCCAAAGGCCATTCAGATTGCAAAAAGTGCGGGATGCGAGAACCAGGCATTTCAGATTGGCAGACACGTGATCGGGCTTCAGTTCCACCTTGAAACCACCCCGGATTCTGCCCAGGCCATTGTTGCCCATTGCAGGGAGGAATTGGTTGCAGGGGAGTATATCCAGACAGAACAGGACCTTTTGTCTGCGCCACAAGAGCGGTATCAGGCAATAAACACCTTGATGGGCCAAATTCTTGAATATTTGCACAAGGGTGGATGA
- a CDS encoding PaaI family thioesterase — MSTADHFTKLENMMHSAPFMQWNGARVSITRGEARITLPVRKDFHHAAGAMHGAMYFLALDNAAFFAANSLVEDVFVLTTSFTTYITRPVSEGIVTAIGKVVNHNRTQFIAESVMYNDEDKEIARANGIFVRSKTLLSPEIGYRGI; from the coding sequence ATGTCAACCGCTGACCATTTTACAAAATTAGAAAACATGATGCATTCTGCACCGTTCATGCAGTGGAACGGTGCCAGAGTTTCCATTACAAGGGGAGAGGCCCGGATCACCTTACCTGTCCGCAAAGACTTTCACCATGCTGCCGGCGCAATGCACGGTGCCATGTATTTCCTGGCGTTGGACAATGCTGCATTTTTCGCTGCCAACTCACTGGTTGAGGATGTTTTCGTGCTGACCACCAGTTTCACCACCTATATCACCCGCCCTGTTTCCGAAGGCATTGTCACCGCCATCGGCAAAGTTGTAAATCACAATCGCACCCAGTTCATTGCCGAATCAGTCATGTACAATGACGAGGATAAAGAGATTGCACGGGCCAACGGCATCTTTGTCAGAAGCAAAACATTATTGTCCCCTGAAATCGGGTACCGGGGAATTTGA
- a CDS encoding xylulokinase: MDTILTFDIGGSSLKAALFDLDGKLLELERQSMSMEMTADGGYEQDPEAWWTCFVELFSRIIKTTKATINVRAVCGAAMTRSQIFLDKDARPVCPAILWPDSRALKEGAFLNKIAGDKKTWSPLNEFHTLSRVLWLKHNFRLLYDKTAVILEPKDYINFKLTEAFFSDKISLSRILRVSDMKPDRELMEKAGINPGLFPEMGWPWQVIGRCKKLPAPLDILENVPVVAGGMDTWCSVTGTSASEGYIYNVSGTSEVTGLITRERIWRQGLVTLPWGKNLYQIGGPSQVGGDALQWFSQILNPGQSGLVEELSKRVETALRKKNAPLFIPYLRGERAPLWEDTAKGVFWNLHREHKAEDLIFSIMEGVAMANRYLLEIIFGKKFETSGMIISGGASKSDAWCQIKADVLDIPVVRTDEPETGLKGAFILAMKGIDRIESIRQGQDQFIGIRQIFEPDKKMANLYNRIYPMWKKTSLHMLKLHKDLDRAINTWQEL; this comes from the coding sequence TTGGATACCATACTCACATTTGATATCGGCGGCAGTAGCCTGAAAGCAGCCCTTTTTGATCTGGATGGAAAGCTGCTGGAACTGGAACGACAATCCATGTCCATGGAAATGACCGCAGACGGCGGATATGAACAAGATCCAGAAGCATGGTGGACTTGCTTTGTTGAGCTATTTTCCAGAATCATAAAAACGACAAAGGCCACAATCAATGTTCGGGCCGTCTGCGGGGCAGCAATGACCCGGAGCCAGATATTTCTGGACAAGGACGCAAGGCCTGTCTGTCCGGCAATTTTGTGGCCGGACAGCCGGGCATTAAAAGAAGGGGCCTTTCTCAACAAAATTGCCGGAGACAAGAAAACATGGAGCCCCCTGAATGAATTTCACACGCTGTCCAGGGTCCTGTGGCTGAAACATAATTTCAGGTTATTATACGATAAAACCGCCGTCATTCTGGAACCTAAAGACTATATCAATTTCAAGCTCACAGAAGCATTTTTCTCAGACAAAATTTCCCTTTCCAGAATACTCAGGGTCTCTGATATGAAGCCGGACCGGGAATTGATGGAAAAGGCAGGAATCAACCCCGGGCTGTTTCCTGAAATGGGGTGGCCATGGCAGGTCATCGGCCGGTGTAAAAAATTACCTGCCCCCCTGGATATTCTTGAAAATGTGCCTGTTGTAGCCGGAGGTATGGACACCTGGTGCTCGGTTACGGGCACCAGCGCATCTGAAGGTTATATTTATAATGTATCTGGAACCTCCGAGGTTACCGGTCTGATCACCAGGGAAAGGATCTGGAGACAGGGCCTTGTCACCCTGCCCTGGGGAAAAAATCTGTACCAGATCGGTGGCCCCAGCCAGGTGGGCGGAGATGCACTGCAATGGTTTTCCCAGATATTAAACCCCGGGCAAAGCGGTTTGGTCGAAGAACTTTCCAAAAGAGTAGAAACGGCACTGAGGAAAAAAAATGCCCCCCTTTTTATTCCCTACCTCAGGGGTGAGCGGGCGCCCCTATGGGAAGATACAGCAAAGGGCGTGTTCTGGAATCTGCACCGGGAACACAAGGCCGAGGATCTTATCTTTTCCATCATGGAAGGGGTGGCCATGGCAAATCGCTACCTGCTTGAGATTATTTTCGGCAAAAAATTTGAAACATCTGGAATGATCATTTCAGGCGGCGCATCAAAGAGCGATGCCTGGTGCCAGATCAAAGCCGATGTTCTCGACATCCCCGTGGTAAGAACGGATGAACCTGAAACCGGCCTCAAGGGGGCATTTATCCTGGCCATGAAAGGAATTGACAGAATCGAGTCCATCAGACAGGGACAGGACCAATTCATTGGAATTCGGCAAATTTTTGAACCGGACAAAAAAATGGCAAATCTGTACAACAGAATTTATCCCATGTGGAAAAAGACCTCTTTGCATATGCTCAAGCTTCATAAGGACCTGGACAGGGCGATAAACACCTGGCAGGAACTTTGA
- a CDS encoding ABC transporter permease has product MKASTARYGTAMVGSLIFIFFCIAAENFLSVMNILTVLKQISVLTILAIGFSFALTTSELDLSFANVCSLSMVVTGGLIYNNYPVLLAVFCGIATGTLAGLLNGIIVTRFKVPSLIATLGVSSMANGAAFWVTEGVAYVGRWPKPFLFLGRGKVLGIPMLALWMLALALISLFVMKKTRLGIHMIFTGEADEASRLSGIPVKRIKVIGLTLSGFCAGLAAVLLTSSLSSASPTGGADFMLTTMAAVLLGMTMIEPGRPNIAGSFIGALIIGILSNGLVLMGAPYYAQDIILGVIIIGSVGFSASSVAKAAFSI; this is encoded by the coding sequence ATGAAAGCATCTACTGCCCGCTACGGCACGGCAATGGTCGGAAGCCTGATCTTTATTTTTTTCTGTATTGCTGCGGAAAATTTTCTATCCGTGATGAACATTCTTACGGTACTCAAGCAGATCAGTGTTTTAACCATTCTTGCCATCGGGTTTTCCTTTGCCCTGACCACCTCGGAACTTGATCTTTCCTTTGCCAATGTATGTTCCCTTTCCATGGTCGTTACCGGCGGGCTTATCTATAATAATTATCCAGTCCTGCTCGCCGTATTTTGCGGAATTGCAACTGGAACCCTGGCAGGACTGCTCAACGGAATTATCGTTACCCGATTCAAGGTGCCATCGCTCATTGCCACCCTGGGTGTTTCCTCCATGGCCAACGGGGCGGCATTCTGGGTTACAGAAGGCGTTGCCTATGTTGGACGCTGGCCCAAGCCTTTTCTTTTTTTGGGCCGGGGCAAAGTACTGGGGATTCCGATGCTTGCCCTGTGGATGCTTGCCCTGGCGTTGATCTCCCTTTTTGTAATGAAAAAGACACGACTTGGCATTCATATGATTTTTACAGGGGAGGCTGATGAGGCTTCCAGACTCAGTGGTATTCCAGTAAAAAGAATAAAGGTTATCGGCCTGACCCTGTCTGGTTTTTGTGCTGGCCTGGCAGCAGTGCTGCTCACCTCATCCTTGAGTTCGGCATCACCGACCGGCGGGGCAGATTTTATGCTGACCACCATGGCGGCGGTGCTGCTGGGTATGACCATGATCGAACCGGGGCGTCCAAATATCGCTGGATCTTTTATCGGCGCTCTAATCATCGGTATTCTGAGCAACGGATTGGTTCTCATGGGTGCACCCTATTATGCCCAGGATATTATTCTGGGTGTAATAATCATTGGTTCTGTAGGGTTTTCTGCAAGTAGCGTCGCCAAGGCGGCCTTTAGCATATAG
- a CDS encoding sugar ABC transporter substrate-binding protein yields the protein MKKVSFFIFFLIMTATLIWVFPAFAKEKTIGIIAFQMSSETHARTANRAAEKAKALGYKVTLLNSRGSLAEHAAQIENLILSRVDGIILCMSKPVQFDAQFVQAQEAGIPVITIMSGSNPNTLFDITVNEYQVGAQAALYLLGSMNYEGKILTQRFESNTSCRIRGKLLDVVLSENSAVNVVGSHTMAKTKSWREDVHNGMGALILKNQGKFKGVWASFDAQAFIIDDILTEQGMKKGDIVMVSVDGGQEVFRRIRDKESLITATVAIPFEAMGEKAVDSIDSILNGRASKADIVKGPYLLLDAVLVDKHNVPEEGKWPW from the coding sequence ATGAAAAAAGTATCATTTTTTATCTTTTTTTTGATAATGACCGCCACCCTTATCTGGGTATTCCCAGCATTTGCCAAAGAGAAAACCATTGGTATCATTGCCTTCCAGATGTCATCCGAGACCCATGCCAGAACGGCAAACAGGGCTGCTGAAAAGGCAAAGGCCCTGGGATACAAGGTTACACTGCTCAATTCCCGGGGAAGTCTGGCTGAACATGCAGCCCAGATAGAAAATCTTATTCTTTCCAGGGTGGACGGCATTATCCTCTGTATGAGCAAACCTGTTCAGTTCGACGCCCAATTTGTACAGGCGCAGGAGGCTGGCATACCGGTGATCACCATCATGAGCGGATCAAACCCCAATACCCTTTTTGATATCACCGTAAACGAGTACCAGGTGGGTGCCCAGGCAGCGCTTTATCTTCTGGGCAGCATGAACTATGAGGGAAAAATCCTGACACAGCGGTTTGAAAGCAACACCAGCTGCAGAATCCGAGGCAAACTCCTTGATGTGGTCCTTTCGGAGAATTCAGCTGTCAACGTTGTGGGCTCACATACCATGGCCAAGACGAAATCCTGGCGGGAAGACGTTCATAATGGCATGGGCGCCCTGATTCTCAAAAACCAGGGCAAATTCAAAGGCGTCTGGGCCTCTTTTGATGCCCAGGCATTTATTATTGATGATATCCTTACCGAACAGGGCATGAAAAAAGGCGATATCGTCATGGTGTCCGTAGATGGCGGCCAGGAAGTTTTCCGGCGAATCAGGGACAAGGAAAGTCTGATTACAGCAACCGTCGCCATTCCCTTTGAGGCAATGGGGGAAAAGGCAGTGGACTCCATTGACAGCATCCTGAACGGCAGGGCTTCCAAGGCGGATATCGTAAAAGGACCTTATCTTCTGCTTGACGCCGTGCTGGTAGACAAACACAATGTACCTGAAGAGGGGAAGTGGCCCTGGTAA
- a CDS encoding ATP-binding cassette domain-containing protein — translation MSEILKIQSISRHFGAVKALQNVRFTVKKGEVVALCGDNGAGKSTLIKIISGADTPTKGEIYLDQKKVDFSSPADALEKGIATTYQDLALAPDMKVYENIFMGAELMSKSLIPGIRVLDKKQMKKQAVAYLEKLNASVKDADALVNTLSGGQRQAVAISRALRWNAQIVIMDEPTAALGVKETQGVLELIRQLKAQGVTVLLISHNMEDITMVADRAIILKGGMKLGECDLKNTSPRDLGKMIINGERPEDGKMF, via the coding sequence ATGTCAGAAATTTTAAAAATCCAATCCATAAGCAGACATTTTGGGGCGGTCAAAGCGCTCCAGAATGTCAGATTTACGGTCAAAAAAGGTGAGGTGGTGGCCTTGTGCGGCGACAATGGCGCTGGCAAATCCACCCTGATCAAAATCATCTCAGGGGCAGACACCCCCACAAAAGGTGAGATCTATCTTGATCAAAAAAAAGTGGATTTCTCATCTCCGGCAGACGCCCTTGAAAAAGGAATTGCGACCACCTACCAAGACCTTGCCCTGGCCCCCGATATGAAGGTCTATGAGAATATTTTCATGGGTGCAGAGCTTATGAGTAAAAGCCTGATTCCTGGCATTCGGGTCCTGGATAAAAAGCAGATGAAAAAACAGGCTGTGGCTTACCTTGAAAAGCTCAATGCAAGTGTGAAAGACGCTGACGCCCTTGTCAATACCTTGTCTGGCGGGCAACGCCAGGCGGTTGCCATATCAAGAGCATTGAGGTGGAATGCCCAGATCGTGATTATGGACGAGCCCACCGCCGCCCTGGGCGTGAAAGAAACCCAGGGGGTTCTTGAACTCATCCGCCAGCTCAAGGCACAAGGGGTGACCGTCCTGTTGATCAGTCACAACATGGAAGACATTACTATGGTTGCAGATCGGGCGATCATACTCAAGGGGGGAATGAAGCTTGGGGAATGTGACTTGAAAAACACTTCTCCCCGGGACCTGGGAAAAATGATTATAAACGGAGAACGGCCTGAGGATGGGAAAATGTTTTAA
- a CDS encoding DUF3786 domain-containing protein, with translation MKQAPVFDEIYRQYLADVSAIDLKGIGNSLGIKVDGDGATIPFYGIAHRVSGMGVMDEKGKRPIHAVSVILFKYLFLCPGQAPPVAGEWVKYHSFPDAAPYKQGFRNTAEQPISKAFSGKLDDLKRACTVLGGQPGEAPYSCDLAIRFPVLPKVSLLMVFNDQDEEFPAECSILFEEHADAYLDMECLAMLGMVLATWLKNGPDYRDGNI, from the coding sequence ATGAAACAAGCACCGGTTTTCGATGAAATTTACCGGCAATACCTTGCCGATGTTTCAGCCATTGATCTGAAAGGTATCGGCAATAGCCTGGGCATTAAGGTTGACGGTGATGGGGCAACGATTCCTTTTTACGGCATTGCCCATCGCGTCTCAGGTATGGGAGTCATGGACGAAAAAGGGAAACGACCTATTCATGCGGTTAGTGTCATTCTGTTTAAGTATTTGTTTTTATGCCCTGGGCAGGCGCCTCCTGTTGCCGGTGAATGGGTCAAGTACCACAGTTTCCCGGATGCAGCTCCCTATAAGCAAGGCTTCAGAAATACGGCTGAGCAGCCCATCAGCAAGGCTTTTTCCGGGAAACTGGATGACCTTAAACGCGCATGTACGGTCCTGGGCGGCCAGCCCGGAGAGGCGCCATATAGCTGTGACCTGGCCATCAGGTTTCCGGTACTTCCCAAAGTGAGCCTGTTAATGGTGTTCAACGACCAGGATGAAGAGTTTCCGGCTGAATGTTCGATTCTGTTCGAGGAGCATGCGGATGCCTATCTGGATATGGAATGCCTGGCCATGCTGGGTATGGTGCTGGCCACCTGGTTAAAAAACGGACCGGATTACAGGGATGGAAACATTTGA
- a CDS encoding class I SAM-dependent methyltransferase, which translates to MVHASAEEIPEADHRVDLVVSMQALHFFNVEKHCVAAARVLPEGGGFAAPAWWGMKLPRVVSSACNPVFKSLNPCLKNWR; encoded by the coding sequence GTGGTTCATGCCTCTGCAGAAGAAATTCCGGAGGCGGATCATCGTGTGGATCTTGTGGTATCAATGCAGGCACTACACTTTTTTAATGTAGAGAAACATTGTGTGGCGGCTGCACGTGTTTTGCCGGAAGGCGGGGGCTTTGCAGCACCTGCCTGGTGGGGTATGAAATTGCCTCGGGTAGTATCCTCTGCCTGCAATCCGGTGTTCAAGTCATTGAATCCCTGTTTAAAAAACTGGCGTTGA
- a CDS encoding sigma-54 interaction domain-containing protein — protein sequence MKIDENDFFRQTALRISSSLDINKAMRNCMNYLKQHIPASGMYFVVYEPGLNIINILASIMPKKIQGSARRISIPAEYQDDLKKRFSEESQIKIINDLNDEPEPLQKIVNLVFPFECSLLEMHLKLDGTRIGLFGVLSEGKHRYSEFHSHLITLVHEPFAVAISNILQHQEIQRLNKILSDDNRYLHREMMHLTGDTIIGSKFGLKDVMRMVEHVAPTDSPVMIMGETGTGKEVIANAIHLSSRRKDSAFIKINCGAIPDNLIDSELFGHEKGAFTGAVSRKRGRFERAHNGTIFLDEVGELPLQAQVRLLRVLQQHEIERVGGSETIPVDVRIVAATHKNLEEMVRTGQFRADLWFRLNVFPIHIPPLRHRTIDLPALTDYFLEKKSMELKIRKRPSLAPGTMEKMQAYEWPGNVRELQNLVERALIFNQMKNDESQLTFDPQLINPIPKENMTLKREDGKIIRPLDEVMANHIQKVLDQTNGKVEGKNGAASLLKINPGTLRGRMKKLKIDYGRKFNKKNMNN from the coding sequence ATGAAAATAGATGAAAATGATTTTTTTCGGCAGACAGCGCTTCGGATATCCAGCAGCCTGGATATCAATAAAGCAATGCGAAACTGCATGAATTATCTGAAACAGCACATACCTGCTTCGGGCATGTATTTTGTTGTGTACGAGCCGGGTCTGAATATAATCAACATCCTGGCTTCAATCATGCCAAAGAAGATACAAGGTTCGGCCAGAAGGATCTCTATACCTGCAGAATACCAGGATGATTTAAAGAAACGATTTAGTGAAGAATCACAAATAAAAATTATTAACGACCTCAACGATGAACCTGAACCCCTACAGAAGATAGTAAATTTAGTATTTCCATTTGAATGCTCATTATTAGAGATGCATTTGAAGTTAGACGGAACAAGGATTGGCCTGTTTGGCGTTTTATCGGAGGGCAAGCATCGCTATTCAGAGTTCCATTCGCACCTCATCACTTTGGTACATGAGCCTTTTGCTGTTGCCATATCCAATATTTTACAGCACCAGGAGATACAGAGACTCAACAAGATTTTATCCGATGATAATCGTTACCTGCACAGGGAAATGATGCATTTGACCGGAGATACGATCATCGGCTCCAAATTCGGGCTTAAAGACGTCATGCGTATGGTGGAACATGTGGCGCCGACGGACAGTCCCGTGATGATCATGGGTGAAACCGGCACGGGCAAGGAAGTAATCGCCAACGCCATCCACCTCTCATCAAGACGAAAAGACAGTGCTTTTATCAAAATCAACTGTGGTGCAATACCCGACAACCTGATCGACAGTGAATTGTTCGGACATGAAAAGGGCGCTTTCACCGGGGCCGTTTCCAGAAAAAGAGGCCGTTTTGAAAGGGCGCATAACGGAACGATCTTCCTTGACGAGGTTGGGGAACTTCCTCTTCAGGCACAGGTAAGACTCCTTCGGGTTTTGCAGCAGCATGAAATTGAACGCGTAGGTGGTTCTGAAACGATCCCGGTAGATGTGCGTATTGTTGCGGCAACACACAAAAACCTGGAGGAGATGGTTCGCACCGGTCAATTTCGCGCAGATTTGTGGTTCCGGCTCAATGTATTTCCCATTCATATTCCCCCATTACGTCACCGAACCATTGATCTACCTGCATTAACAGACTATTTCCTTGAAAAAAAATCCATGGAATTAAAAATTCGAAAACGCCCTTCCCTGGCACCAGGTACTATGGAAAAAATGCAGGCCTATGAATGGCCTGGGAATGTACGTGAACTGCAAAACCTTGTGGAACGAGCGCTTATTTTCAATCAAATGAAGAACGATGAAAGTCAATTGACATTTGATCCTCAGCTGATAAATCCGATTCCAAAAGAGAATATGACCTTAAAAAGAGAAGATGGGAAAATCATCCGTCCCTTGGATGAAGTAATGGCAAATCATATCCAAAAAGTCCTGGATCAAACGAACGGCAAAGTGGAAGGCAAAAACGGAGCTGCAAGCTTACTCAAGATCAACCCGGGCACCCTGCGGGGGAGAATGAAAAAACTAAAAATCGATTACGGTCGCAAATTCAATAAAAAAAATATGAATAACTGA
- a CDS encoding flavodoxin family protein: MSIDVLGISGSPTKNSNTDRLVKAVLDATGAETEFVKLSSINVRPCLACYKCVHDNVCKQNDDFPALAEKIKTAKALVIGGYIPYSQIDGFTKALLERFWSFRHQKNLLKGKMVATVLTGLAPEALTAVNKALATEFKEYENMDLIGQVTVQGNIVCAFCGVGDQCEMSAFRSDLIETSAKAADFKYTKVEDQKDVWDEAVRIGSLMGERLK; encoded by the coding sequence ATGAGTATAGATGTATTAGGAATCTCCGGAAGCCCCACAAAAAACAGCAACACAGATCGCCTCGTCAAAGCAGTGCTGGATGCAACCGGCGCAGAAACTGAATTTGTGAAACTCAGTTCAATTAATGTAAGACCCTGCCTTGCCTGTTATAAATGCGTCCATGATAACGTTTGCAAACAAAACGATGATTTTCCTGCCCTTGCAGAAAAAATAAAAACTGCCAAGGCACTTGTTATCGGTGGATATATTCCCTATTCACAAATTGACGGATTCACAAAGGCGCTTTTAGAAAGATTCTGGTCGTTCAGACACCAGAAAAATCTCTTAAAAGGCAAAATGGTTGCAACCGTCCTAACCGGACTTGCGCCGGAGGCACTGACCGCTGTCAATAAAGCATTGGCTACCGAGTTCAAAGAATATGAGAATATGGATCTTATCGGGCAAGTAACGGTTCAGGGAAATATTGTCTGTGCGTTCTGTGGTGTGGGGGATCAGTGTGAGATGAGTGCATTCAGAAGTGATCTGATTGAGACCAGCGCAAAGGCAGCTGATTTTAAATATACCAAGGTTGAGGACCAAAAAGACGTATGGGACGAAGCCGTGAGAATTGGAAGTTTAATGGGTGAGCGGTTAAAATAG
- a CDS encoding NAD(P)H-dependent flavin oxidoreductase, producing the protein MMTKLLEILGCKYPIIQGPIGQLNDPEMVAAVSEAGAFGVLALGFITDIEKVRQMVNQVREITDKPFGANLMISMNPQNEAILEVLAKEGIKVVTTSGGSPKRIYPKIKELGLKGFHVALSAKLAGKAAAADGIIVSGMESGGLRTNGPESTNLILIPVVCDMVDVPVVAAGGIADRRGYRAALALGAQGVQIGTAFLASQESPASKAWKEAILNCGDAGTTLLPLSGMSMRTIINPKLAELLVSGADFSQEYNLMNADKAWSTGDFDLFPAGAGQISALIKEIRPVKDIIEEMVS; encoded by the coding sequence ATGATGACAAAACTTTTAGAAATTCTGGGTTGCAAGTATCCAATAATTCAGGGTCCCATAGGTCAGCTTAATGATCCTGAAATGGTAGCCGCTGTGTCAGAAGCGGGGGCTTTTGGTGTTCTGGCCCTGGGTTTTATTACTGATATTGAAAAGGTCAGGCAAATGGTAAACCAGGTTAGGGAAATTACAGATAAACCCTTTGGGGCTAATCTTATGATTTCCATGAATCCCCAAAACGAGGCCATTCTTGAAGTCCTTGCCAAAGAAGGCATTAAGGTTGTTACAACATCGGGGGGATCACCAAAAAGAATCTATCCAAAGATCAAAGAACTGGGTCTTAAAGGTTTCCACGTGGCTCTGTCGGCAAAACTTGCAGGAAAGGCCGCAGCCGCAGACGGGATTATTGTTTCGGGAATGGAATCTGGCGGATTGCGTACCAATGGCCCGGAATCCACTAATTTGATTCTTATCCCTGTGGTCTGCGACATGGTTGACGTGCCAGTCGTTGCTGCAGGCGGCATCGCAGACCGCCGTGGGTATAGGGCAGCACTTGCCCTTGGTGCCCAGGGGGTACAAATAGGGACGGCTTTTCTCGCTTCCCAGGAGAGTCCGGCTTCAAAGGCATGGAAAGAGGCAATCCTCAACTGTGGTGATGCAGGGACAACATTATTACCCCTCAGCGGCATGTCCATGCGAACGATTATTAATCCGAAACTGGCAGAACTTTTGGTTTCCGGTGCGGATTTCAGTCAGGAATACAATCTGATGAATGCAGATAAAGCATGGTCTACAGGGGATTTCGATCTTTTTCCGGCGGGTGCGGGTCAAATCAGTGCCTTGATTAAAGAGATAAGGCCGGTAAAAGATATCATCGAAGAAATGGTTTCCTGA
- a CDS encoding haloacid dehalogenase type II, translating to MSQKNHIDGIKACVFDAYGTLFDVHSAVGKYRKQLGDVADQISLLWRTKQLEYTWLRSLMKHHVDFWQVTQDALDFTFDMHQITDQGLRKDLMNAYLSLKCYPEVPEALSLLKSRGFKLAILSNGTPEMLDSAVKNSGITDLIDVNLSVEEIGIFKPDSRVYQLAVDRLQVHPQEIIFQSSNAWDASGASAFGFNVAWINRFGQSKERLPGKPDFEIKKLMELPGLLN from the coding sequence ATGTCACAAAAAAATCATATTGACGGAATAAAAGCCTGTGTGTTCGATGCTTATGGGACTCTTTTTGATGTTCATTCGGCAGTTGGGAAATACCGTAAACAATTGGGGGACGTGGCAGATCAGATATCTTTGCTCTGGCGAACAAAACAGTTGGAATATACCTGGTTACGCAGCCTGATGAAACATCATGTTGATTTTTGGCAGGTAACCCAGGATGCACTTGATTTTACTTTTGACATGCATCAGATAACCGATCAGGGTCTGAGGAAAGATCTAATGAATGCTTATTTGAGTCTTAAGTGTTATCCTGAAGTGCCGGAAGCGTTGTCTCTATTGAAATCCCGGGGGTTTAAACTGGCCATTTTATCCAATGGTACGCCTGAAATGCTTGACTCGGCCGTTAAGAATTCAGGAATTACTGATTTGATAGATGTTAATCTTTCTGTTGAAGAAATTGGAATTTTCAAGCCTGATTCCCGTGTATATCAACTTGCTGTTGATCGGTTGCAGGTTCATCCCCAAGAGATCATATTTCAGTCCTCTAATGCCTGGGATGCTTCAGGGGCTTCAGCTTTTGGATTTAATGTTGCCTGGATTAATCGGTTTGGTCAAAGTAAAGAAAGACTTCCTGGTAAGCCCGATTTTGAAATTAAAAAGCTTATGGAATTACCAGGTCTTCTCAATTAA